In Streptomyces pluripotens, the genomic window CAAGATCTTCTCCAGATGCCGGATTGTGACCGCCATCTCCCGCTGAGTGAGAATGTGATCGAGCAATCGATCAACGCTGCGACCTGCGGCTTTGCTGTCGACGGTTGCCAGCGCTGGTTGTCGTTGACGGCCCCGGGTACGGCAACCAGTGCATGACTGTCGACCACCGGGATCACGAGATGTAGACATATCTGCACCTGGTAGGCAGGTGTGAGGCATGCTCGTCCACATGGATCCGATTACGGGCAGTGCAATGAGTGCCGCGCGAGGGTTTAGTGGCATAGCGGCTGCGGCCATCAATCGATACAAACCGGTTGGGGTCGTTCGATGTGGGAGTCCTGAGGACAGAGCACAGGCATATCGGCATTTCCTAGGAGCTCTCGCAGACCTAGACGTGACAAAGAGCGCCTGGGAGACGATAGGGAATGTCACCAATCCCGGTGATTTCAATCTCTTTGCGGACTTGACCGGCCGGTTCGTGTCGGCCAGCTCGGACGTTCTTGCGGCACTCCGCATCGTCCAACTCTGTGCGCCAGCGTATGTCATTGCCGCCGCGGAGGACGCCGTCGAGGCCCAGCTTAAAGACCAGGGGGTGAAGTTCAGGAAGGCGCAAGCACTTTTCATGGAAGCCGCGCGCCATGACCTCAACTACAACCCGAGTCGCTGGAATATCCTATCTCGACGCAAAGAGAAAAAGTACTTGAAGAGTGCTGGGCCACAGGAGAGTGAGCGGCGGCCCGACTGAGGTCGATGGAGTCACAGAGACTGCGCCAAGCTGACGGAGTCCCGTCCTTCGGCTGTGAACGGCGCCCCGAGCAGTCCTTGCGTCAGACTGCATCTCGGCGTGAACTACGAGCGGGGAGGTCGCTGAAGGCTCCTAGGCTCGTCGGACGGCCTGTGAGCGACACGTACGGTTGGAGTCGACGAGGTTGCTGTACTTCGCTGCTGCACAACCAGGACCGGTCACGACTGGCTGCAGCTGGTGGCTACAGTCAAGCGACAGTTGCGGGATTCCGGTGAAAGTCGTCAGACCAGGTATCTGCGGTGGCATACTTCGGTCATGGCTGAGATGACGAAATTGGAAGAACGTAAGATCCGTGACTACGTCGATTCCCAGACGTTGCCAGAATCTGGAGACGAAGTCACTATCGTGCAAAAAGTTGGTCGCCGAAGAGTAGCACGCGAAAATTACGATCTTTATGACGTTTGGATGTCAAGCGGTCAACGCTGGTGGGTCATCACAAATATGACCAACTTCTACCCTCAAGATGACTTCAAGGGCCTAGATCAGGCGTTCACATACCATCTCGGCCGCAACGCGGTTATTCGCGAGCAGTTCGCAGTACAGCCGGACGAAGAGCAAGTAGAGACCGTTGGGAAGCCCTGGCGCCGCTACGCTGGAGCTGTCGAAGCCTTGGCCACTGCCGAGGAAGCGGAGGACTTCCAGGCGGTAGGAATTCGATGTCGTGAGTCGCTGCTGGCTCTGGTGCGAGATAATATCGAAGCGTCCTGGGTTCGCGTCCACGGAGAACAGCCGCAAGTAGCTAACGCCAAAGCATGGTTTGCGATCTTCGCGAATAGTCTCAGCGCCAATAGCAAGCCGCGCGCATATTTCAAGTCGCTCGGCGAGCGAACTTGGGATCTCGCCGTGTGGCTGCAACATTACGTCGACGCATCGGCAATTGATGCAGAGATCGTACTTGGAGCGACACAAGAAGTACTCCGAACATTCGCCCTGCTGCAGGTCGATTACAGTCAACCAGTAGAACAGCGCTGCCCCAAATGCGACTCATATCAGGTCGTCGAGGAAAGTAGTAAGGTAATCGAAAAAGAAGGCGCTTTTGGCACGCTACTGCATGACGAATGTACGTCCTGCGGCTGGCGGTCCGAGCAGTCATTTGACGAGTGGCCCCGGGAGCGACTGCAGAGGCTGATCGACTACAAGACCGGCGCATGGAGCCCTCCCCGAAAATCGATGGAGGATCTTGAAGTCCGCGACGCCGACGAGGCGTCGTCATAGCGAAGGTCGGCGGAGCGGCTTTGGGCTGGAGCTGCTTTGGGGCGAGTGATCATGGCCCGTTAAGCTGACGGCGAGTCGGGCAGTCTGTGGACCTGACCGTTAAAGCACGACGTTGGGCCATGATCTTAGAGGCTCGCCCCAAAGTGGCTGCCTAAAGCCGTGGAGCCGACCGCCCCAGCCACAGCGGGTTTTCTCTGGCCTTCGCCCGCGTGCACGCAGCGCGCCGCCGGGCGCGGCCAGCCGGGGCGCAGACAGGAGGCAGGCCGCGCCGCAGAGGCGGCGTGCGCCCGCGCCGTGCGCGGGCCTTGATGAAGTAGGGAAAGTCTTATCCCGCTGGGATGAGGTGCTTGCCGTCGTGGCTGCGTACGTGGGGGCCGGCGCCGTCCAGGGCGTCCAGGAGTCTGATCGCGTAGACCTCGGACATGCGCTCGCTGACCTCGTCGGGTGTGAGCCAGGAGACGGCTGTGGACTCGCTCGATGTGCGTTCGGTGCCGCCGGATGGCTTGCAGCGGAAGACCAGGGCGACGATGCCTCGGGTGGTGTTCTTGTAGACGCCGGTGAGTTCGTCGACCTCGACGTGGATGCCTGTCTCTTCCCAGACTTCGCGGGCGACACCGGCTTCGGGGGTCTCGTCGAGTTCGAGTACGCCGCCGGGGAGTTCCCAGGTGCCGTTGTCGGCTCGGCGGATCGACAGGAGGCGTCCGTCTTCGCGCACGACCACTCCGGCTACGGATACGGAGTGCAGGGGTGGCGACGTGGCTTCCTGTGGTTGACTCATGTACAGGAGCATAGGAGGCAGGGAAGGGCTATGGGAACTGCGGTAGAGGGGGGCAGGTCCGGGCCTCGGTACGTGCAGATCGCGGACGAGATCGTGCGGCAGATCCGGGCGGGTGTGCTCAAGCCCGGTGACATGGTGCCGAGCGAATCGGAGCTGGTGGAGCGCTATGGCGTGTCCGGCGGCACGATCCGCAAGGCCATGGTCGAGGTGCGGGCGAGTGGGCTCGTGGAGACCCGGCACGGCAAGGGGTCGATCGTGAAGGACCGGCCGCCGGTGCGGCACCGTTCCTCCGATCGCTTCCGGCGTTCGCTCCGCCGAGGGGGGCAGGCCGCGTACCTCGCGGAGTCCGCGCAGTCCGGTGCCACTGCCAAGGTGAGCGTCCTCTACATCGGGCCCATGGAGGCCCCCGCGGACGCCGCCCAGCGGCTCGGTGTCCCGGTCGGCGCTCAGGTGCTCGCCCGGCGGCGCCTCTACTTC contains:
- a CDS encoding NUDIX hydrolase; this translates as MLLYMSQPQEATSPPLHSVSVAGVVVREDGRLLSIRRADNGTWELPGGVLELDETPEAGVAREVWEETGIHVEVDELTGVYKNTTRGIVALVFRCKPSGGTERTSSESTAVSWLTPDEVSERMSEVYAIRLLDALDGAGPHVRSHDGKHLIPAG
- a CDS encoding GntR family transcriptional regulator, which encodes MGTAVEGGRSGPRYVQIADEIVRQIRAGVLKPGDMVPSESELVERYGVSGGTIRKAMVEVRASGLVETRHGKGSIVKDRPPVRHRSSDRFRRSLRRGGQAAYLAESAQSGATAKVSVLYIGPMEAPADAAQRLGVPVGAQVLARRRLYFRNGTPVETASSYLPWDVVKEIPELFAENPGGGGIYARLEDHGHEFAEFVETLQARPASKAEASELALSPGAPVVHLIREARTTAGLVVEVCDTLMAADQFVFEYRIPAAD